A DNA window from Methylobacterium sp. NMS14P contains the following coding sequences:
- a CDS encoding glycoside hydrolase family 108 protein → MAAANFERALALVLVHEGGYVDHPADPGGATNLGITIGTLSGWLGRPATKAEVRALTKTTVAPIYRKNYWDAIRGDELPAGVDFCVFDFAVNSGRARAVMSLQRAVGVADDGKLGPITLKAIAAKPAAQTVERICADRLAFLKRLSTWRTFGKGWNARVNGVLTQSLALAKGGAAEPPAPMAKKAKAPARRRA, encoded by the coding sequence ATGGCCGCTGCCAACTTCGAGCGGGCGCTCGCGCTCGTCCTGGTGCACGAGGGCGGGTACGTCGATCACCCGGCGGATCCGGGCGGCGCGACCAACCTCGGCATCACCATCGGAACGCTGTCGGGCTGGCTCGGTCGCCCGGCGACCAAGGCTGAGGTTCGCGCCCTCACGAAGACGACCGTCGCGCCGATCTACCGCAAGAACTACTGGGATGCGATCCGGGGCGACGAGCTGCCGGCAGGCGTCGATTTCTGCGTCTTCGACTTCGCTGTGAACTCGGGCCGCGCGCGCGCCGTGATGTCGTTGCAGCGTGCCGTCGGGGTCGCCGACGACGGGAAGCTCGGTCCGATCACCCTTAAGGCGATCGCGGCGAAGCCTGCGGCCCAGACTGTCGAGCGCATCTGCGCGGACCGGCTGGCCTTTCTCAAGCGGCTTTCGACCTGGCGCACCTTCGGCAAGGGCTGGAACGCCCGGGTCAATGGCGTCCTGACGCAATCCCTTGCCCTCGCGAAGGGCGGCGCCGCCGAGCCGCCCGCCCCGATGGCGAAGAAGGCCAAGGCCCCAGCCCGGAGGCGCGCCTGA
- a CDS encoding PadR family transcriptional regulator — translation MPTSRLTAQILSHLANAPAAERSGAGISKATRVGAGSLYPELAAMESAGLIVSAWDEGPEPRRRLYALTEAGRRQVGAMPAVQVQPAPGLGNWFWRTFVSPFFGG, via the coding sequence ATGCCTACCTCCCGTCTCACCGCGCAGATCCTGTCGCATCTGGCCAACGCCCCGGCGGCCGAGCGCTCCGGCGCCGGCATCTCCAAGGCGACGCGGGTCGGCGCCGGCTCGCTGTACCCGGAGTTGGCGGCGATGGAGAGCGCCGGCCTAATCGTCAGCGCCTGGGACGAAGGTCCCGAGCCTCGCCGACGGCTCTACGCCCTGACCGAGGCCGGCCGCCGGCAAGTCGGCGCCATGCCGGCCGTGCAGGTCCAGCCGGCCCCGGGCCTGGGCAACTGGTTCTGGCGCACCTTCGTCTCCCCGTTCTTCGGCGGCTGA